In Pseudomonas sp. PDM14, a genomic segment contains:
- the lptM gene encoding LPS translocon maturation chaperone LptM, whose amino-acid sequence MKRLLLPFIALVVLSAALTGCGQKGPLYHPDDEKTTQDRDRDVFL is encoded by the coding sequence ATGAAGCGCCTGCTGCTGCCCTTCATCGCGCTGGTCGTACTCTCCGCCGCCCTCACCGGATGTGGCCAGAAAGGCCCGCTGTACCACCCGGACGACGAAAAAACGACTCAAGACCGCGACAGAGACGTCTTCCTCTAA
- the lysA gene encoding diaminopimelate decarboxylase: MQAFTNRDGQLFAEGVSLSALAERFGTPTYVYSRAHIEAQYRAYADALAGMPHLVCFAVKANSNLGVLNVLARLGAGFDIVSRGELERALAAGGEPGKIVFSGVGKTRDDMRRALEVGVHCFNVESTDELERLQLVAAELGKTAAISLRVNPDVDAGTHPYISTGLKENKFGIAIADAPAVYARAAALANLEVVGVDCHIGSQLTTLPPFLDALDRLLALIDQLAEQGIQIKHLDLGGGLGVQYRDEQPPLAGEYIAAVRERIAGRDLALVFEPGRSIVANAGVLLTRVEYLKHTEHKDFAIVDAAMNDLIRPALYQAWMDVVPVQPRDAAPRTYDIVGPICETGDFLAKGRELALAEGDLLAVRSAGAYGFVMSSNYNTRGRAAEVLVDGEEAFEVRRRETLEELYAGESLLPR, encoded by the coding sequence ATGCAAGCCTTTACCAACCGCGACGGGCAACTGTTCGCGGAAGGCGTGTCGCTGTCCGCGCTCGCCGAGCGCTTCGGCACGCCCACGTACGTCTATTCGCGCGCCCATATCGAGGCGCAGTATCGCGCCTACGCCGACGCCCTGGCCGGCATGCCGCACCTGGTCTGCTTCGCCGTCAAAGCCAACTCCAACCTCGGCGTGCTCAACGTGCTCGCGCGCCTCGGTGCCGGCTTCGACATCGTCTCCCGTGGTGAACTGGAGCGCGCCCTGGCCGCCGGTGGCGAGCCGGGCAAGATCGTCTTCTCCGGTGTCGGCAAGACCCGTGACGACATGCGCCGCGCCCTGGAAGTTGGCGTGCACTGTTTCAACGTCGAGTCCACCGACGAGCTGGAGCGCCTGCAGCTGGTCGCTGCCGAGCTGGGCAAGACCGCGGCGATCTCGCTGCGCGTCAACCCAGACGTGGACGCCGGCACGCACCCGTACATTTCTACCGGGCTGAAGGAAAACAAGTTCGGCATCGCCATCGCCGACGCGCCGGCCGTGTACGCCCGCGCCGCTGCCCTGGCGAACCTTGAGGTGGTCGGTGTCGACTGCCACATCGGCTCGCAGCTGACCACCCTGCCGCCGTTCCTCGACGCCCTCGACCGCCTGCTGGCGCTGATCGACCAGCTCGCCGAGCAAGGCATCCAGATCAAGCACCTGGACCTCGGCGGCGGCCTCGGCGTGCAGTACCGCGACGAGCAGCCACCGCTGGCCGGCGAGTACATCGCCGCCGTGCGTGAGCGCATCGCGGGCCGCGACCTGGCCCTGGTCTTCGAGCCGGGCCGCTCGATCGTCGCCAACGCTGGCGTGCTGCTGACCCGCGTGGAATACCTCAAGCACACCGAGCACAAGGATTTCGCCATCGTCGATGCGGCGATGAACGACCTGATCCGCCCAGCCCTGTACCAGGCCTGGATGGACGTGGTGCCGGTGCAGCCGCGTGATGCCGCGCCGCGTACCTACGACATCGTCGGGCCAATCTGCGAGACCGGCGACTTTCTCGCCAAGGGCCGCGAGCTGGCCCTGGCCGAAGGCGACCTGCTGGCCGTGCGCTCGGCGGGCGCCTATGGTTTCGTCATGAGCTCGAACTACAACACCCGCGGGCGTGCCGCCGAAGTGCTGGTCGATGGCGAAGAGGCCTTCGAGGTCCGTCGCCGCGAAACCCTCGAAGAACTCTATGCCGGCGAAAGCCTGCTGCCACGGTGA
- the dapF gene encoding diaminopimelate epimerase, with the protein MLLRFTKMHGLGNDFMVLDLISQHAHIQPKHAKAWGDRNTGVGFDQLLIVEAPSSPDVDFRYRIFNADGSEVEQCGNGARCFARFVIDKRLTVKKQIRVETKGGLIELNLRPDGQVTVDMGPPRLVPADIPFQADAEALSYSVEVDGQSVELAAVSMGNPHAVLRVEDVDSAPVRELGPKLEHHPRFPQRVNVGFLQVLDRQHARLRVWERGAGETQACGTGACAAAVAAIRQGWMDSPLQLELPGGKLCIEWAGPGQPVMMTGPAVRVYEGQVRL; encoded by the coding sequence ATGCTTTTGCGCTTCACCAAGATGCACGGCCTCGGCAACGACTTCATGGTCCTCGACCTGATCAGCCAGCACGCGCACATCCAACCCAAGCACGCCAAGGCCTGGGGCGACCGAAACACCGGCGTCGGCTTCGATCAGCTGCTGATCGTCGAAGCTCCGAGCAGCCCGGACGTGGACTTCCGCTACCGCATCTTCAACGCCGATGGCTCGGAAGTGGAGCAATGCGGCAACGGCGCGCGCTGCTTCGCCCGCTTCGTCATCGACAAGCGCCTGACCGTGAAGAAGCAGATCCGCGTCGAGACCAAGGGCGGCCTCATCGAACTCAACCTGCGCCCCGACGGCCAGGTCACCGTCGACATGGGTCCACCGCGCCTGGTGCCGGCCGACATCCCGTTCCAGGCCGACGCCGAAGCCCTGAGCTACTCGGTCGAGGTCGACGGCCAGAGCGTCGAACTGGCCGCCGTGTCCATGGGCAACCCACACGCCGTGCTGCGCGTCGAGGATGTCGACAGCGCGCCGGTGCGCGAACTCGGGCCGAAGCTGGAACACCACCCGCGCTTTCCGCAGCGGGTCAACGTCGGCTTCCTCCAGGTGCTCGACCGCCAGCATGCACGCCTGCGCGTGTGGGAGCGCGGTGCCGGGGAGACCCAGGCCTGCGGCACCGGTGCCTGCGCCGCGGCCGTGGCAGCGATTCGCCAGGGCTGGATGGATTCGCCGCTGCAGCTGGAACTGCCCGGCGGCAAGCTGTGCATCGAGTGGGCAGGCCCAGGCCAGCCGGTTATGATGACCGGACCCGCCGTTCGCGTGTACGAAGGACAAGTCCGTCTATGA
- a CDS encoding DUF484 family protein → MSDQRQDPPVQLDSEAVAAYLRQHPEFFVDHDELIPELRIPHLPGEAVSLVERQVKLLRERNIEMRHRLSQLMDVARDNDRLFDKTRRLILDLLDASSLEEVIGAVEDSLRHEFQVPFVSLILFSEASLGVGRSVTSAEAHQAVGGLLGAGKTTCGVLRPNELEFLFGSEEFARVGSAAVVSLTHQGLHGVLAIGSPDPQHYKSSLGTLFLGYVAEVLARVLPRFAAPLRSVR, encoded by the coding sequence ATGAGTGACCAGCGCCAAGACCCGCCCGTGCAGCTCGACTCCGAAGCCGTCGCCGCCTACCTGCGCCAGCACCCGGAGTTCTTCGTCGACCACGACGAGCTGATCCCCGAGCTGCGCATTCCGCACCTGCCGGGCGAGGCCGTGTCGCTGGTCGAGCGCCAGGTCAAACTGCTGCGCGAGCGCAACATCGAGATGCGCCATCGCCTGTCGCAGCTGATGGACGTGGCGCGCGACAACGATCGCCTGTTCGACAAGACCCGCCGCCTGATCCTCGACCTGCTCGATGCGAGCAGCCTGGAAGAGGTCATCGGCGCGGTCGAGGACAGCCTGCGCCACGAGTTCCAGGTGCCCTTCGTCAGCCTCATCCTGTTCAGCGAAGCCTCGCTGGGCGTCGGTCGCTCGGTGACCAGCGCCGAAGCGCACCAGGCCGTCGGCGGCCTGCTCGGCGCTGGCAAAACCACTTGCGGTGTGCTGCGGCCCAACGAACTGGAATTCCTCTTCGGCAGCGAAGAATTTGCCCGGGTCGGTTCCGCCGCCGTGGTCTCGCTGACCCACCAGGGCCTGCACGGCGTGCTCGCCATCGGCAGCCCGGACCCGCAGCACTACAAGAGCTCGCTCGGCACCCTGTTCCTCGGCTACGTCGCCGAAGTCCTGGCCCGCGTCCTGCCGCGCTTCGCCGCACCGCTGCGCTCGGTACGCTGA
- the xerC gene encoding tyrosine recombinase XerC — MQQQLDAYLEHLRSERQMSLHTLDGYRRDLLKILALCGKAEIASWVDLDGRTLRSFVARLHAQGQASRSLARLLSAVRGLYQYLNREGLCRHDPATGLAPPKRERRLPRTLDADRAQQLLDGAVENDFIARRDQAILELFYSSGLRLAELVSLDLDGLDLPAGLVRVRGKGNKVRELPVGSKARDALQQWLSLRALSNPGDGAVFVSQQGRRLGPRAVQLRVRQAGVRELGQHLHPHMLRHSFASHMLESSQDLRAVQELLGHADIATTQIYTHLDFQHLATVYDQAHPRARRSTENDE; from the coding sequence ATGCAGCAGCAGCTCGATGCCTACCTCGAACACCTGCGCAGTGAGCGGCAGATGTCGCTGCACACCCTCGACGGTTACCGGCGCGATCTGCTGAAAATCCTCGCCCTCTGCGGCAAGGCCGAGATCGCCTCGTGGGTCGACCTCGACGGCCGCACACTGCGCAGCTTCGTCGCCCGCCTGCACGCCCAGGGCCAGGCCAGCCGCTCGCTGGCCCGCCTGCTCTCGGCAGTGCGCGGCCTGTACCAGTACCTCAACCGCGAAGGCCTGTGCCGTCACGATCCGGCCACCGGCCTGGCACCGCCCAAGCGCGAACGGCGCTTGCCGCGCACCCTCGATGCCGACCGCGCGCAGCAGCTGCTCGATGGTGCGGTGGAAAACGATTTCATCGCCCGCCGCGACCAGGCAATCCTCGAGCTGTTCTATTCCTCCGGCCTGCGCCTGGCCGAGCTGGTCAGCCTCGACCTCGACGGTCTGGACCTGCCCGCCGGCCTGGTGCGCGTGCGCGGCAAGGGCAACAAGGTGCGCGAGCTGCCAGTCGGCAGCAAGGCACGCGACGCCCTGCAACAGTGGCTGAGCCTGCGTGCGCTGAGCAACCCGGGCGATGGCGCGGTGTTCGTCAGCCAGCAGGGCCGCCGTCTCGGCCCGCGGGCGGTGCAATTGCGCGTGCGCCAGGCCGGTGTGCGCGAGCTCGGCCAGCACCTGCATCCGCACATGCTGCGCCACTCCTTTGCCAGCCACATGCTCGAGTCGTCGCAGGACCTGCGGGCGGTGCAGGAGCTGCTCGGGCACGCCGACATCGCCACCACGCAGATCTACACCCACCTGGATTTCCAGCACCTGGCCACCGTCTACGACCAGGCCCACCCCCGCGCCAGACGCAGTACGGAGAACGACGAATGA
- a CDS encoding HAD family hydrolase encodes MSVRLITFDLDDTLWDVAPVMHSAEATLRDWLALNAAQLGPVPVEHLWAIRSRLLQAEPTLKHRLSELRRRILLHALQDAGYAPAESAQLAEEGFQVFLTARHGVELFPEVHPTLEQLANHFILGVITNGNADVRRLGLADYFQFTLCAEELGIGKPDPHPFQTALQRAGVPAAQAVHIGDHPSDDIAGAQAAGMRAVWFNPQSKSWENERTPDAQIASLAELPGLLRGWLHD; translated from the coding sequence ATGAGCGTGCGCCTGATCACCTTCGACCTCGATGACACGCTGTGGGACGTCGCCCCGGTGATGCACAGTGCCGAAGCCACCCTGCGCGACTGGCTGGCACTGAATGCCGCGCAGCTGGGCCCGGTACCGGTCGAGCACCTGTGGGCGATCCGCAGCCGTCTGTTGCAGGCCGAGCCGACGCTCAAGCACCGCCTCAGCGAACTGCGTCGACGCATCCTTCTGCACGCCTTGCAGGACGCCGGCTACGCCCCGGCCGAATCCGCGCAGCTGGCCGAGGAGGGCTTCCAGGTGTTCCTCACCGCACGGCACGGCGTCGAGCTGTTTCCCGAGGTGCACCCGACCCTGGAACAGCTGGCCAATCACTTCATCCTCGGGGTGATCACCAACGGCAACGCCGACGTGCGTCGCCTGGGCTTGGCCGACTACTTCCAGTTCACCCTGTGCGCCGAGGAACTGGGCATCGGCAAGCCTGACCCGCATCCGTTCCAGACCGCCCTGCAACGCGCCGGCGTGCCTGCCGCCCAGGCCGTGCACATCGGCGACCACCCCAGCGACGACATCGCCGGTGCACAGGCAGCCGGCATGCGCGCGGTATGGTTCAATCCGCAGAGCAAATCCTGGGAAAACGAGCGCACACCGGATGCGCAGATCGCCAGCCTCGCCGAGTTGCCAGGCCTGCTGCGCGGCTGGCTGCACGACTGA
- the sutA gene encoding transcriptional regulator SutA has protein sequence MSDEELEQDELEAGDEDEGEELATADDADSDVEDDGDSDAPAGKPGKKAKAAVEVEELPSIEAKQKERDALAQAMEDFLARGGKVQEVEPNVVADPPKKPDSKYGSRPI, from the coding sequence ATGAGCGACGAAGAACTGGAACAAGACGAACTGGAAGCTGGTGATGAGGATGAGGGCGAGGAGCTGGCGACAGCTGACGACGCCGATTCCGATGTCGAGGACGATGGCGATTCCGACGCCCCTGCCGGCAAGCCTGGCAAGAAGGCCAAGGCAGCGGTCGAAGTCGAAGAGCTGCCGAGCATAGAAGCCAAGCAGAAGGAACGCGATGCCCTGGCGCAAGCCATGGAAGACTTCCTCGCGCGTGGCGGCAAGGTGCAGGAAGTGGAACCCAACGTGGTTGCTGACCCACCCAAGAAGCCGGACAGCAAGTACGGCAGTCGCCCCATCTGA
- a CDS encoding secondary thiamine-phosphate synthase enzyme YjbQ encodes MWQQQLITLRAKARGFHLVSDEIVAALPEMADYRVGLLHLWLQHTSASLTINENADGAVRRDFERFFNRLVPQGEGGYEHDYEGPDDLPAHFKSSLLGCQVSLPVSAGRLALGTWQGIYLGEHRDRAAVRQVLATLQGETY; translated from the coding sequence ATGTGGCAGCAACAGCTGATCACCCTGCGCGCGAAAGCCCGCGGTTTTCATCTGGTGAGCGACGAGATCGTCGCCGCGCTACCGGAGATGGCGGATTACCGTGTCGGGCTGCTGCACCTGTGGCTGCAACATACCTCGGCCTCGCTGACCATCAACGAGAATGCCGATGGTGCGGTGCGGCGTGACTTCGAACGCTTCTTCAACCGTCTAGTGCCGCAAGGCGAGGGCGGCTACGAGCACGATTACGAAGGGCCGGACGATCTGCCCGCGCACTTCAAGTCCAGCCTGCTGGGCTGCCAGGTCAGTCTGCCGGTCAGTGCGGGCCGTCTGGCGCTCGGTACCTGGCAAGGTATTTATCTGGGTGAACACCGGGATCGCGCAGCTGTCCGACAAGTGCTGGCGACCCTCCAGGGTGAAACCTATTGA
- the amt gene encoding ammonium transporter, which produces MENATLIPLQYALDTFYLLICGAMVMWMAAGFAMLESGLVRAKNTAEILTKNIVLYALASLLYLLIGYQLMYGGEAGGAIPSLGFLIGDEHAVAAVAAGGDDAPGYSKRADFFFQVVFTATCMSIVSGAVAERMKLWAFLAFAVVMCGVIYPVEGYWTWGGGFLKESGFKDFAGSGIVHLAGATAALAGVILLGARKGKYGSQGQINAIPGANLPLATLGTLILWFGWFGFNGGSQLKITSIEDANAVANVFANTNLAAAGGLLAALVVARILFGKADLTMILNGALAGLVSITAEPSTPTAVQAVLVGAVGGVLVVFSILMLDKLRIDDPVGAISVHGTGGIWGLLAVPLTNSGASFSAQLMGAACIFAWVFVASLIVWGVIKLIMGLRVSEEDEYEGVDIVECGMEAYPEFTRK; this is translated from the coding sequence ATGGAAAATGCGACTCTGATTCCCTTGCAGTACGCACTCGACACGTTCTACCTGTTGATCTGTGGTGCCATGGTGATGTGGATGGCGGCTGGTTTCGCCATGCTCGAATCCGGCCTGGTCAGGGCCAAGAACACCGCGGAAATTCTTACCAAGAACATCGTGCTCTATGCGCTGGCATCCCTGTTGTACCTGCTGATTGGTTATCAGCTGATGTATGGCGGTGAGGCCGGCGGGGCAATTCCTTCGTTGGGCTTTCTCATCGGTGATGAGCATGCCGTTGCTGCGGTCGCAGCGGGTGGGGATGATGCGCCAGGCTACTCGAAGCGGGCTGACTTCTTCTTTCAGGTCGTGTTCACCGCAACCTGCATGTCGATCGTCTCTGGTGCCGTGGCCGAGCGCATGAAGCTGTGGGCGTTCCTCGCTTTTGCGGTGGTGATGTGTGGCGTCATCTACCCGGTCGAAGGCTACTGGACCTGGGGCGGTGGTTTCCTCAAGGAGTCCGGTTTCAAAGACTTCGCCGGCTCCGGCATTGTTCACCTCGCCGGTGCGACAGCTGCTCTGGCAGGCGTCATCCTGCTCGGTGCGCGCAAGGGCAAGTACGGCAGTCAGGGGCAGATCAATGCCATTCCAGGTGCCAACCTGCCGCTGGCCACGCTCGGCACGCTGATCCTCTGGTTCGGCTGGTTCGGCTTCAACGGCGGTTCGCAGCTGAAGATCACCAGCATCGAAGACGCCAACGCGGTGGCTAACGTGTTCGCCAACACCAACCTGGCGGCGGCCGGTGGCCTGCTCGCTGCGCTGGTGGTAGCGCGCATTCTGTTTGGCAAGGCCGACCTGACCATGATCCTCAACGGTGCGCTGGCTGGCCTGGTGTCGATCACCGCCGAGCCGAGCACACCGACCGCTGTGCAGGCGGTGCTGGTCGGTGCGGTGGGTGGCGTACTGGTGGTGTTCAGCATCCTGATGCTCGACAAGCTGCGGATCGACGACCCGGTTGGCGCCATTTCAGTCCATGGCACCGGCGGTATCTGGGGCCTGTTGGCTGTGCCGCTGACCAACAGCGGTGCGAGCTTTTCCGCACAGCTGATGGGGGCGGCGTGCATCTTCGCCTGGGTCTTTGTAGCCAGCCTGATCGTCTGGGGTGTGATCAAACTGATCATGGGCCTGCGCGTCAGCGAAGAGGACGAATACGAGGGTGTCGACATCGTCGAATGCGGCATGGAGGCCTACCCGGAGTTCACCCGTAAATAG
- a CDS encoding ammonium transporter, with translation MTLRKIAGLGALLSLVTPGLAMADEVVLNSGDTAWMLTATALVLFMTIPGLALFYGGMVRSKNILSVMMQCFAITGLMSILWFAYGYSLAFDTTGMEKGVTNLNSFIGTLNNAFLTNLTKESLIAAFPESVFVTFQMTFAIITPALIVGAFAERMKFSAMLIFMTIWFTIVYAPMCHMVWSGDGAFLWDEGVIDFAGGTVVHINAGIAGLVACLVLGKRKGYPTTPMAPHNLGYTLIGAAMLWVGWFGFNAGSAAAANDTAGMAMLVTQIATAAAALSWMFAEWITHGKPSALGIASGVVAGLVAITPAAGAVGPVGALVIGLAAGVICFFCATSLKRKLGYDDSLDVFGVHCVGGIVGAILVGAFGSPALGGFGSFESIASQLWIQTESVLFTIVYTTVLTYIILKVLDLVMGLRVNEESEAVGLDLSEHNERGYNL, from the coding sequence ATGACTCTGCGTAAGATCGCAGGGCTAGGAGCCCTTTTGTCCCTCGTAACCCCTGGCCTGGCCATGGCTGACGAGGTTGTCCTCAACTCCGGCGACACCGCCTGGATGCTGACCGCCACCGCTCTGGTGCTGTTCATGACCATCCCTGGCCTGGCGCTGTTCTACGGCGGCATGGTCCGTTCCAAGAACATCCTTTCGGTGATGATGCAGTGCTTCGCCATCACCGGTCTGATGAGCATTCTGTGGTTCGCCTACGGCTACAGCCTGGCCTTCGACACCACCGGCATGGAGAAGGGTGTTACCAACCTGAACTCCTTCATCGGGACCCTGAACAACGCCTTCCTCACTAACCTGACCAAGGAAAGCCTGATCGCGGCCTTCCCGGAAAGCGTGTTCGTCACCTTCCAGATGACCTTCGCCATCATCACCCCGGCCCTGATCGTCGGTGCCTTCGCCGAGCGCATGAAGTTCTCCGCGATGCTGATCTTCATGACCATCTGGTTCACCATCGTCTACGCCCCCATGTGCCACATGGTCTGGTCCGGCGACGGCGCGTTCCTGTGGGATGAAGGCGTGATCGACTTCGCTGGTGGTACCGTGGTGCACATCAACGCCGGTATCGCTGGCCTGGTTGCCTGCCTGGTGCTGGGCAAGCGCAAAGGCTACCCGACCACCCCGATGGCTCCGCACAACCTGGGTTACACCCTGATTGGTGCTGCCATGCTGTGGGTCGGCTGGTTCGGCTTCAACGCCGGCTCCGCTGCCGCCGCCAACGACACCGCCGGTATGGCCATGCTGGTTACCCAGATCGCCACCGCCGCCGCTGCCCTGTCCTGGATGTTCGCCGAGTGGATCACCCACGGTAAGCCGAGCGCCCTGGGCATCGCTTCCGGTGTGGTTGCCGGTCTGGTCGCCATCACCCCGGCCGCTGGCGCCGTGGGCCCTGTTGGCGCCCTGGTCATCGGTCTGGCTGCAGGCGTGATCTGCTTCTTCTGCGCCACCAGCCTCAAGCGCAAGCTGGGCTACGACGACTCTCTGGACGTCTTCGGCGTGCACTGTGTCGGCGGTATCGTCGGTGCAATCCTGGTGGGTGCCTTCGGTTCCCCGGCGCTGGGCGGCTTCGGCTCCTTCGAGAGCATCGCCAGCCAGCTGTGGATCCAGACTGAAAGCGTGCTGTTCACCATCGTCTACACCACTGTGCTGACCTACATCATCCTCAAGGTTCTGGACCTGGTGATGGGTCTGCGTGTGAACGAAGAATCCGAGGCCGTTGGCCTGGACCTCTCCGAGCACAACGAGCGCGGCTACAACCTGTAA
- the glnK gene encoding P-II family nitrogen regulator — MKLVTAIIKPFKLDDVRESLSEIGVQGITVTEVKGFGRQKGHTELYRGAEYVVDFLPKVKIDVAIADDQLDRVIEAITKAANTGKIGDGKIFVVNLEQAIRIRTGETGTDAV, encoded by the coding sequence ATGAAACTAGTCACTGCCATCATCAAGCCGTTCAAATTGGACGACGTGCGCGAGTCGCTGTCCGAGATCGGCGTGCAGGGCATCACCGTGACCGAAGTCAAAGGCTTCGGTCGTCAGAAGGGCCACACCGAGTTGTATCGCGGCGCGGAATACGTGGTTGATTTCCTGCCGAAGGTGAAGATCGACGTAGCGATTGCCGACGACCAGCTGGACCGTGTCATCGAGGCGATCACCAAGGCGGCCAACACCGGCAAGATCGGTGACGGCAAGATCTTCGTAGTCAATCTGGAACAGGCCATCCGCATCCGTACCGGCGAGACCGGCACCGACGCAGTTTAA
- a CDS encoding accessory factor UbiK family protein has translation MLPPKALLDALSSHASRLFNGDTPLPRGEFEAQFKALLQSAFSKLDLVSREEFDSQMAVLNRTRARLEALEAKVAALEAQPSPPPSE, from the coding sequence ATGTTGCCGCCCAAAGCCCTGCTCGACGCCCTCAGTAGCCACGCCTCGCGCCTGTTCAACGGTGATACGCCATTGCCCCGCGGCGAGTTCGAAGCGCAGTTCAAGGCGCTGCTGCAGAGCGCCTTCAGCAAACTGGATCTGGTCAGCCGCGAGGAGTTCGACAGCCAGATGGCCGTGCTCAATCGCACCCGCGCGCGCCTCGAGGCACTGGAAGCCAAGGTCGCCGCGCTGGAAGCCCAACCGAGTCCGCCCCCAAGCGAGTAA